In a genomic window of Bradyrhizobium ontarionense:
- a CDS encoding LemA family protein, translating into MSGWIVLGIIVILVLFAFGAYNRLVALSQRVGQAFADIDVQLKQRHDLIPNLVETVKGYAAHERGTLDEVIKARNAAMSAQGPAQVSAAEGQLSGALGRLIALSEAYPDLKANANFQQLASELSDIENKIAASRRFFNSAVQEYNTGIQQMPAALFAGTFGFTRKEFFGLGASRAEVETAPSVKF; encoded by the coding sequence ATGTCCGGCTGGATCGTCCTCGGCATCATCGTCATCCTCGTGCTGTTCGCCTTCGGCGCCTACAACCGGCTGGTCGCCCTCAGCCAGCGGGTCGGCCAGGCCTTTGCCGACATCGACGTCCAGCTCAAGCAGCGCCACGACCTGATCCCGAACCTGGTCGAGACCGTGAAAGGCTACGCCGCACATGAACGCGGCACGCTGGACGAGGTGATCAAGGCCCGTAATGCCGCCATGTCGGCCCAAGGGCCGGCCCAGGTCTCCGCCGCCGAGGGCCAGCTCTCCGGCGCGCTGGGACGCCTGATCGCGCTCTCGGAGGCGTATCCGGACCTCAAGGCCAACGCCAACTTCCAGCAGCTCGCCAGCGAGCTGTCCGACATCGAGAACAAGATCGCAGCCAGCCGCCGCTTCTTCAACAGCGCGGTCCAGGAGTACAATACCGGCATCCAGCAGATGCCTGCAGCGCTGTTCGCCGGGACCTTCGGCTTCACCCGCAAGGAGTTCTTCGGTCTCGGCGCCAGCCGGGCCGAAGTCGAGACTGCGCCCAGCGTCAAGTTCTGA
- a CDS encoding M48 family metallopeptidase: MAAYGLYTHIASNKFRSMLLLGGLFLLIYVLVFAGALIAEVMINSDGSVAYYMQAALRDLIKALPWATIAAAAWIVIAYFFHQAMIDAVTGGVAVTRQEQPRLYNLLENLCISRGITMPRLKIMDSPALNAFATGLNPRQYAVTVTTGLLDALDDQEIEAVLGHELTHIRNGDVQLMVIAVIIAGVVGFFGELFFRLFTNMSWGGGWGRSSSSSSSSSSSSSDRKSSGGGAVIVVIIAVVLIVLAWLLSQVVKLALSRTREYLADAGSVELTKNPDAMISALRKIEGRGELPGATSAVMELCVDNPREGFADLFATHPSVDARIQALIKFAGGHDPGPLALPSDEGSPAATDGQAAGPADGDGPPPLPPAGPWSTGDGPSTPPDPAQAPPQGPWTTPASGPWGRH, translated from the coding sequence ATGGCCGCTTATGGTCTCTATACCCACATCGCATCGAACAAATTCCGGTCGATGCTGCTGCTCGGCGGCCTGTTCCTGCTGATCTACGTGCTGGTGTTTGCCGGCGCGCTGATCGCCGAGGTCATGATCAACAGCGACGGCAGCGTCGCCTATTACATGCAGGCCGCCTTGCGCGACCTGATCAAGGCGCTGCCCTGGGCCACGATCGCCGCGGCAGCCTGGATCGTGATCGCCTATTTTTTCCATCAGGCGATGATCGATGCCGTCACGGGCGGGGTCGCGGTGACCCGCCAGGAGCAGCCGCGGCTGTACAATCTGCTCGAAAACCTCTGCATCTCACGCGGCATCACCATGCCCCGACTGAAGATCATGGACAGCCCGGCGCTGAACGCGTTCGCGACCGGCCTCAACCCGCGGCAATACGCGGTCACCGTGACCACCGGTCTGCTCGACGCCCTCGACGACCAGGAGATCGAGGCCGTGCTCGGCCACGAGCTCACCCACATCCGCAACGGCGACGTCCAGCTCATGGTGATCGCCGTGATCATCGCCGGCGTGGTCGGCTTCTTCGGCGAATTGTTCTTCCGGCTGTTCACCAACATGAGCTGGGGCGGCGGCTGGGGCCGATCCTCGTCGTCCTCCTCCTCTTCGTCGTCGTCCTCCTCCGACCGCAAGAGTTCGGGCGGCGGCGCCGTCATCGTGGTGATCATTGCGGTCGTGCTGATCGTGCTGGCCTGGCTCCTCTCCCAGGTCGTCAAGCTGGCGCTGTCGCGCACCCGCGAATACCTCGCCGATGCCGGCTCGGTCGAGCTCACCAAGAACCCGGACGCGATGATCAGCGCGCTCCGCAAGATCGAGGGGCGCGGCGAGCTGCCCGGCGCCACCTCCGCGGTGATGGAATTGTGCGTCGACAATCCGCGCGAAGGCTTTGCCGACCTGTTCGCCACCCACCCGTCCGTCGACGCGCGCATCCAGGCACTGATCAAGTTTGCCGGCGGCCATGACCCCGGTCCGCTCGCGCTGCCGTCCGACGAGGGCTCCCCGGCCGCCACCGACGGCCAGGCTGCCGGACCCGCCGACGGCGATGGTCCGCCGCCCCTGCCTCCAGCGGGGCCCTGGAGCACCGGCGACGGTCCGAGCACGCCGCCTGATCCGGCGCAGGCGCCTCCGCAAGGCCCCTGGACGACGCCCGCGTCGGGGCCCTGGGGCCGGCACTGA
- a CDS encoding adenine phosphoribosyltransferase, with protein MTFDLDIKNTVRTIPDYPKPGILFRDITTLLADARAFRRAVDELVHPWAGSKIDKVAGIEARGFILGGAVAHQLSAGFVPIRKKGKLPHKTVSMSYALEYGTDEMEMHVDAVEPGERVILVDDLIATGGTAEGAVKLLRQIGATVVAACFIIDLPDLGGAAKLRALDVPVRTLIAFEGH; from the coding sequence ATGACGTTCGATCTGGACATCAAGAACACGGTCCGCACCATTCCGGACTACCCGAAGCCCGGCATCCTGTTCCGGGACATCACGACCTTGCTGGCGGACGCCCGTGCGTTCCGCCGCGCGGTGGACGAACTGGTGCATCCCTGGGCCGGCTCGAAGATCGACAAGGTCGCCGGCATCGAGGCGCGCGGCTTCATCCTTGGCGGCGCAGTGGCGCATCAGCTCTCGGCCGGCTTCGTGCCGATCCGCAAGAAGGGCAAGCTGCCGCACAAGACGGTCAGCATGTCCTACGCGCTGGAATACGGCACCGACGAGATGGAGATGCATGTCGACGCGGTCGAGCCCGGCGAGCGCGTGATCCTGGTCGACGACCTCATTGCCACCGGCGGCACGGCCGAGGGTGCGGTGAAGCTGTTGCGCCAGATCGGCGCCACGGTGGTCGCGGCCTGCTTCATCATCGACCTGCCGGATCTCGGCGGCGCCGCCAAGCTGCGTGCGCTCGACGTGCCCGTGCGCACGCTGATTGCGTTCGAGGGGCATTGA